In Gossypium raimondii isolate GPD5lz chromosome 12, ASM2569854v1, whole genome shotgun sequence, a single window of DNA contains:
- the LOC105765714 gene encoding aldehyde dehydrogenase family 2 member B4, mitochondrial translates to MAARRISSLLTRSLSVSSSSVSTSLFSSLGKNSGRNGIGKRFSTAAALEDLIVPPVQIAYTQNLIDGKFVDAASGKTFPTYDPRTGDVIANVAEGDAEDIDRAVAAARKAFDEGPWPKMTPYERSRIMLRFADLVEKHSEELAALETWNNGKPHEQSAKSELPMFIRLFHYYAGWADKIHGLTVPADGPHHVQTLHEPIGVAGQIIPWNFPLIMFAWKVGPALACGNTIVLKTAEQTPLTALYVAKLFHEAGLPPGVLNVVSGYGPTAGAALASHMDVDKVAFTGSTDTGKIVLELAAKSNLKPVTLELGGKSPFIICEDADVDKAVELAHFALFFNQGQCCCAGSRTFVHERVYDEFLEKAKARALRRVVGDPFRKGVEQGPQIDTEQFEKVLRYIRAGIESNATLECGGDRLGTKGYFVQPTVFSNVMDDMLIAKDEIFGPVQSILKFKDIDEVIRRANNTRYGLAAGVFTKSVETANTLTRALRAGTVWVNCFDVFDAAIPFGGYKMSGIGREKGIYSLHNYLQVKAVVTPLKNPAWL, encoded by the exons ATGGCAGCTCGTAGAATCTCTTCACTACTTACTCGTTCACTCTCTGTTTCTTCTTCATCTGTTTCTACTTCTTTGTTTTCATCTCTAG GGAAAAACAGTGGCAGAAATGGAATTGGGAAAAGATTCAGCACAGCTGCAGCTCTTGAGGATCTGATTGTTCCACCGGTTCAAATAGCTTACACTCAGAATTTAATTGATGGGAAATTTGTAGATGCCGCATCTG GGAAAACATTTCCAACTTATGACCCTCGTACAGGGGATGTGATTGCCAATGTTGCTGAAGGTGATGCCGAGGATATTGACCGAGCGGTTGCCGCCGCTCGCAAGGCATTCGATGAGGGACCGTGGCCGAAAATGACTCCCTAT GAACGGTCACGGATAATGTTGCGGTTTGCTGATTTGGTCGAGAAACATAGCGAGGAACTTGCAGCACTAGAGACATGGAACAACGGAAAGCCACACGAGCAGTCTGCGAAATCTGAATTGCCGATGTTCATACGTCTTTTTCACTACTATGCTG GTTGGGCGGATAAGATCCATGGGTTAACGGTTCCGGCTGATGGACCTCATCATGTTCAGACATTGCACGAGCCGATAGGTGTTGCAGGACAGATAATTCCATGGAACTTTCCTCTTATTATGTTTGCTTGGAAGGTTGGGCCTGCATTGGCTTGTGGAAATACCATTGTTTTGAAGACTGCTGAGCAAACTCCTTTGACTGCTCTCTATGTGGCTAAGCTGTTCCATGAG GCTGGTCTCCCTCCAGGTGTTCTGAATGTAGTTTCAGGCTATGGTCCGACAGCCGGTGCTGCTCTTGCCAGCCACATGGATGTTGACAAG GTAGCATTCACAGGATCAACCGATACCGGTAAGATTGTACTTGAATTAGCCGCAAAAAGCAATCTTAAGCCGGTGACGTTAGAGCTTGGAGGGAAATCGCCTTTCATAATATGCGAAGATGCTGATGTCGATAAAGCCGTGGAGCTTGCTCATTTTGCTTTGTTCTTTAATCAG GGGCAATGTTGCTGTGCCGGGTCTCGCACTTTTGTTCACGAACGTGTTTACGATGAATTCCTAGAGAAAGCAAAGGCACGTGCATTGAGGCGTGTTGTTGGTGATCCTTTCAGGAAGGGTGTCGAACAAGGTCCTCAG ATTGACACAGAGCAGTTTGAGAAAGTTTTAAGATACATAAGAGCAGGCATCGAAAGCAACGCAACCCTTGAATGCGGAGGTGACAGACTTGGAACGAAAGGATACTTTGTCCAACCAACCGTTTTCTCAAACGTTATG GATGATATGCTGATAGCAAAAGACGAAATCTTCGGTCCAGTACAATCTATCCTAAAGTTCAA GGATATTGATGAAGTAATTCGAAGGGCGAACAACACCCGTTACGGTTTAGCAGCTGGAGTTTTCACCAAGAGTGTAGAGACAGCGAATACCTTGACTCGTGCGTTAAGGGCCGGGACAGTTTGGGTTAACTGTTTTGATGTGTTTGATGCTGCAATTCCATTTGGTGGGTACAAAATGAGTGGCATTGGTAGGGAAAAGGGGATCTACAGTCTTCATAATTATTTGCAGGTAAAGGCAGTTGTTACTCCTTTGAAGAATCCAGCAtggttgtaa
- the LOC105765713 gene encoding U-box domain-containing protein 19, with amino-acid sequence MIQKKFNEVDRRIFYFPAVRPCETVSPATLLGSLIVLSQNIGNYQSKFFATQRRNSREAIRKIGILLVFFEEIHDRGLILPETAVLCFSELHLTFQKIRFLLEDCSREGARLWILMKSEMVVTQFRVLIRTVATAFDILPLNSMDICGEVMELVELVAKQARKARIEIDPNDERAMRRVLSVLDLFEKGIEPEFQVLKWVLDYLEIKTWSDCNKEIKFLEEQWVESDEREVPFLSSLLGFMCYCRVRIFDTLDYQNADQTDVRCNMEVLSCLNPEDFRCPISLELMIDPVTVSTGQTYDRSSIQKWLKAGHTICPKTGEKLTNTGLVPNTNLRKLIHQFCADNGVSLAKTGKKTRDIARTILPGSPAAAEAMKFLSRIVARNLVFGTSEQKNKAAYEIRLLAKANIFNRSCLIEAGTIPPLLNLLYSFNKSIQENAIAALLKLSKHANGKKIVVENGGLRSIVAVLKRGISLEAKQTAAATIFYLSSVKGYRRLIGEIDETIPALVDLIKEGTPCGKKNGVVALFGLALYHGNRQRVIDAGTIPLLLHIIASSNKDELIVDSLALLATLAECLDGTLAILQASSFPLITRILQSTTSQAGKEHCVSIFLSCCTNGGDEAVAVLAKDTSVMSSLYSVTTDGTAQASKKARSLIKMLHKFHETSSSGQGCQAFTNEQSVHVW; translated from the coding sequence ATGATACAAAAGAAATTCAATGAAGTTGATCGCCGGATTTTCTATTTTCCGGCAGTTCGTCCTTGCGAAACAGTATCTCCGGCGACCCTTCTCGGTTCCTTAATCGTTCTTTCTCAAAATATCGGTAATTACCAATCGAAATTCTTTGCTACCCAAAGAAGAAATTCCCGGGAAGCAATTCGGAAAATCGGGATTTTACTTGTGTTTTTCGAGGAGATTCACGATCGGGGTTTAATCCTTCCCGAGACGGCCGTTCTTTGTTTCTCCGAGCTCCATCTTACTTTCCAAAAAATCCGGTTCTTATTGGAGGATTGTTCACGAGAAGGAGCAAGACTATGGATTTTAATGAAGTCAGAGATGGTCGTCACTCAATTCCGCGTGCTCATTAGAACTGTGGCCACCGCCTTCGACATTTTGCCGTTGAATTCGATGGATATTTGCGGCGAAGTGATGGAATTGGTGGAGTTGGTAGCGAAACAAGCACGGAAGGCGAGAATCGAAATCGACCCCAACGATGAACGAGCTATGAGACGAGTTCTTTCGGTTTTGGACTTGTTCGAGAAAGGAATCGAACCAGAATTTCAAGTCCTCAAATGGGTTCTTGATTATCTCGAGATCAAAACATGGAGCGATTGCAATAAGGAAATCAAGTTTTTGGAAGAACAATGGGTTGAAAGTGATGAAAGGGAAGTGCCGTTTCTAAGTAGCTTGCTGGGTTTCATGTGTTACTGTCGGGTAAGGATTTTCGATACATTAGATTACCAAAACGCGGACCAAACTGACGTACGATGTAATATGGAGGTTCTCAGTTGTTTAAATCCTGAAGATTTTCGTTGTCCGATATCATTAGAATTAATGATCGATCCTGTCACGGTCTCAACAGGACAAACGTATGATCGATCATCAATACAAAAATGGTTAAAAGCAGGGCATACAATTTGTCCCAAAACAGGGGAGAAACTAACCAATACTGGATTGGTTCCAAACACAAATCTCCGTAAGCTGATCCATCAATTCTGTGCCGACAATGGGGTGTCTCTAGCCAAAACAGGGAAGAAAACTCGGGACATAGCGAGGACGATCCTTCCTGGAAGTCCGGCAGCCGCCGAGGCAATGAAGTTTCTGTCGAGGATAGTAGCGAGGAACCTGGTTTTTGGAACGAGTGAGCAAAAAAACAAGGCAGCTTACGAGATTCGTTTGCTTGCAAaagcaaatatttttaacaGGTCTTGTCTGATTGAAGCTGGAACAATCCCACCACTTTTGAACTTGTTGTATTCTTTTAATAAGTCTATACAAGAGAATGCAATTGCAGCTCTTTTGAAGCTTTCAAAGCATGCAAATGGGAAGAAAATAGTGGTTGAAAATGGTGGATTGAGATCAATTGTTGCTGTTCTTAAAAGGGGAATAAGTTTAGAAGCAAAACAAACAGCTGCTGCGActatattttatctttcttcAGTGAAGGGATATAGAAGATTAATTGGTGAAATTGATGAAACAATCCCTGCACTTGTTGATCTTATTAAAGAAGGTACCCCATGTGGGAAAAAAAATGGAGTGGTAGCACTATTTGGTCTGGCTTTATACCATGGGAACCGTCAAAGGGTCATTGATGCTGGCACTATCCCGTTGCTCCTCCATATTATAGCGTCTTCGAATAAAGACGAGCTCATTGTGGATTCGTTAGCGCTTTTGGCAACGTTAGCCGAGTGTCTCGACGGAACGTTAGCGATCCTCCAGGCCTCCTCGTTTCCTTTAATAACCCGAATCTTGCAATCTACAACATCTCAAGCGGGGAAAGAGCATTGTGTTTCAATCTTCTTGTCTTGTTGCACTAATGGCGGTGACGAGGCCGTTGCCGTATTGGCTAAGGATACTTCGGTGATGAGCTCGTTGTACTCGGTTACGACGGACGGTACGGCTCAGGCAAGTAAAAAGGCTCGGTCGTTGATAAAGATGCTTCATAAATTCCATGAAACAAGCTCGTCTGGACAAGGGTGTCAAGCATTTACGAATGAACAATCAGTTCATGTTTGGTAg
- the LOC105765716 gene encoding protein DELETION OF SUV3 SUPPRESSOR 1(I): MATEQPKPQNEDINMDLFEDDDEFEEFEIDGEWDDKEEGKEVTQQWEDEWDDDDVSDDFSLQLRKELENNTKN; encoded by the exons ATGGCAACTGAACAACCAAAGCCTCAAAATGAAGACATAAATATGGATTTGTTTGAAGATGACGATGAATTTGAAGAATTTGAAATCGATGgag AGTGGGATGACAAGGAAGAAGGAAAGGAAGTGACACAGCAGTGGGAAGATGAATGGGATGATGATGATGTCAGTGACGACTTCTCACTGCAGCTGAGGAAGGAACTCGAGAATAACACCAAGAACTGA
- the LOC105765717 gene encoding serine/threonine-protein kinase STY13 → MSNMKENSDGFVRADQIDLKSLDEQLEKHLNRVWSSENNTKKDDGGGDGDGDGDDHGGDQDDNNDEKLKLAGNSTNMATTFTKRERLEWEIDPSKLIIKTVIARGTFGTVHRGIYDDLDVAVKLLDWGEEGHRTDAEIAALRAAFSQEVAVWHKLDHPNVTKFIGATMGSSGLQIQTENGQIGLPNSVCCVVVEYLPGGALKSFLIKNRRRKLAFKVVVQLALDLARGLSYLHSQKIVHRDVKTENMLLDKTRTVKIADFGVARVEASNPNDMTGETGTLGYMAPEVLNGNPYNRKCDVYSFGICLWEIYCCDMPYPDLSFSEVTSAVVRQNLRPEIPRCCPSSLANVMKRCWDANPDKRPEMDEVVSMLEAIDTSKGGGMIPVDQQQSCLCFRRYRGP, encoded by the exons ATGAGTAATATGAAGGAAAACAGTGATGGGTTCGTTAGAGCAGATCAAATTGATCTCAAAAGCTTAGATGAACAGCTCGAGAAGCATCTTAACAGGGTTTGGAGCAGCGAAAACAACACTAAGAAAGATGACGGTGGtggtgatggtgatggtgatggtgatgaTCATGGTGGTGATCAggatgataataatgatgagaAGCTCAAGCTTGCTGGTAATAGCACTAACATGGCTACAACTTTCACCAAAAGGGAAAGACTAGAATGGGAGATCGACCCTTCAAAACTCATCATCAAAACCGTCATTGCTCGTGGTACTTTTGGCACGGTTCATCGTGGCATCTACGACGATCTCGATGTTGCTG TAAAGCTGCTTGATTGGGGTGAGGAAGGTCACAGGACAGATGCCGAGATCGCCGCATTAAGGGCAGCTTTTTCACAAGAAGTTGCTGTCTGGCATAAACTTGACCATCCCAATGTTACTAAG TTTATAGGGGCAACAATGGGTTCATCAGGGCTACAAATACAAACAGAGAATGGTCAAATAGGCCTGCCAAATAGTGTGTGTTGCGTTGTTGTGGAATACCTTCCCGGCGGTGCTTTGAAAAGTTTTCTGATAAAGAACAGGAGAAGGAAATTAGCTTTCAAAGTGGTTGTTCAACTTGCCCTTGATCTTGCAAGAGG GTTGAGTTACCTTCATTCACAAAAGATTGTTCATAGAGATGTAAAGACAGAGAACATGTTGTTAGACAAGACACGTACCGTAAAAATTGCTGATTTCGGGGTTGCACGTGTTGAGGCTTCGAATCCTAATGACATGACCGGAGAGACCGGAACCCTTGGTTACATGGCTCCCGAG GTTCTCAATGGCAATCCTTATAACCGGAAATGCGATGTGTACAGTTTCGGGATCTGTTTGTGGGAGATATATTGTTGTGACATGCCATATCCTGACCTTAGTTTCTCTGAAGTGACCTCGGCTGTAGTTCGTCAA AATTTGAGACCGGAAATACCAAGATGTTGCCCTAGTTCTCTTGCAAACGTAATGAAACGATGTTGGGATGCAAACCCGGACAAGCGACCTGAAATGGACGAGGTAGTTTCGATGTTGGAAGCCATAGACACATCTAAAGGTGGAGGTATGATTCCTGTTGATCAACAGCAGAGCTGTCTTTGCTTCAGAAGGTATAGAGGGCCTTAA